AACGTTCCAGTGTTTATTCAATGATATACTCCTATAATTTAAACTATAATATACGGAGTATATCCTGTTAGTAAGTTTTTTTAGAACCAGTAAATAAATCCTATTATATTGGTCCACCTTTACTCAAGGCAATTATGTTGGCCCACCTTTAAAAAGAAATACAACATTCGGCCCAGACATTTTTTTTGAGAGAATATATATTGGCCCAAACATAAGAAGCAAATATTCAACGAACATTGGTTAAGGCCCATTGCAGACCAGTTGGTCAAGCCCGCATTGGCGACTGAAAACAAAATCTATTCGGCCTGCTGTTCTCTGGGCCGTGGCCCACAGAACATACGGACCTATGTCGAAGGGAGGAGAACTTTCAGCCGTCACACAAACGGCCCATCCTACAGGCCCACCGCCCACCCGAGCTTCCGGCGCCGCCGTGCAGCGGAGCACAGAGCAGGGTCAGTGCTCCGCTTCCCCGTCCACGCTCCACGGTGGTCAGCCCCCCACATCCCAGACCACCCGGATCGACGGCCTGCCGGGTGCCGGCTGCCGTGAGCGTTGTCGTGTCGAGGATATCCGAGCCGATCATGTCCTGGCCGCCGTCTGGCTGTCCGGCAAGGCTCCGACGTGCCTCAGGATGGAGAACAGGAGGAAGACCTGCATGCCTACCTGCTCTGCTCTGTAAGTTTTATTATAGATCGAGGTTAATCGGTCAAACCCCTGTACTGCGCCGTTCGGCTGGTTGAAAAACCAGGCAGAATTCACTGTTCACGCTCTCGTAaattcctccaaattcctcccAGCGAAAATCGGATGCTGGAGGAGCACTGTTCATTTGTTCTCCATAATCCATAGATATGTACAATGAAACTGAAGTTCTGCAGGTAGTTACAGCATTCAACATGTGTCATGTGTCTATGCAAACCAGGTAGTAGTCTGTTGCATAGCAACAACACATTATACTTGACTTCATAAACTGGGGCCCTTCCATGTTGTTTTTGTAGCACAATATCCCATTGGAATTTGGACTTGGGAATGTGAGTGagataagaaaaaggaaaaacagaAGAAACTTCTATAGGAAACAAATGACATCAGCTAAGAGCTGAGAATGACACATATGTACATTTCAAGTAAAGAAAAAAGGAGGGAAATTGGCAACTGTACATACAGGGAACTAAAATGATCAAAATCAATACTGTTTCATGCATCTACACTTTCCAATCGACCATGGAGTCTGAAGAATTTTGATGTATTCACACTGTTCTTGTAGTATCAGCTAGCTCTGAGAGTCACATGTTCCCTGCAGAAACATGAAGTTTCTTAGAACTACACGACAGATAAGAGGATAAGAGTGTGTTATGTTCACATACAGATTTCTGAATTTTTCCTACCTTTTTTGGTAACTACAGCTTAATTGCAACATAGGCTCCAGTTCCAGCTATAGCGCCCAGTGGCGTTGCCACCATGTAGATCCAAATCTGAGTGTATCTACAGGTTGCAATTGCCGGTCCAAGTGTGCGTGCAGGATTCATTGATGCTCCTGTTGACGGTCTGCTCATACACATTAACAAGCAAAGTTAGAGTATATTTTTGTGAAATTTCAAGTACACAAGAAATCTCCTAATGGAAAGTACTTCTGAACAATTCCATATGCACATACCCTGCGACAAGAGCATTCATCATTATTGTTGCCCCAACTGCCACTGCTATCAACTCTTTCACCTGAAGATTTATGAGAAGATCATTATCAGCTTTGGCTTCATACAATGGGAAGAAGGCAAACAGGATTAAAAGGTCGAAAGCGACATAAAACTTACTGCATGGGGATCAGTGGCCAGAGCGGTGATGATGAACAGAAGCACGAATGTCGTGATGAACTCAAGGAAGAAAGCTTCAGTAGTGCCAACCTTCGGTATGGTGGCGATCCCAGGATTAACCGGATGATAGATGCCCTTGACAGTGAAGGAGGCAGCAACGGAGCCCAGAATTTGTGCAGCCACGTAAGGCAGGATGTGAGCAAGTGGGAGGTGGCCAAATACAGCCATGGCGATGCTGACTGCTGGGTTCAGGTGGCAGCCAGATATGTGGATGAGGGACAGCACAAGAACAGTGACAGCTAAACCTGCAGAGGTTGCAATGCCAAGCAGACTCTCGGCGCCATCATGCTGTTCATTCATGATGATGGTGGACAACACAGTGAAGATCAGTATGAATGTGCCAAGGAATTCCGCGATCATCTGCAATGCAATGGCCACTCTTTCAGGTCAACATTTAATTTCTACAAAACTCAATGACAAATTTCAGACAGTTAAACTGAACTGCAAGGTTTTATAACTTTACCTTCTTGATCAGAGGAACTGCATTGATCTTTTGTAAGCCTTGATTCCATCGGTGATGATGAATTGCATGTGCAACAGAGGATTCAGCAACATCAGCATGTGGTCGTGAGCTGACGCTGCCGGCATGGATCAGCTCAAATGGCATAATCTTGGAGGTTGCAGCCCTTGGGGAGATGATGATGGAAATCTTGTTGCTCTCGCTTGTCTGCATGGGAGGGACTGCAACTGCAGCCACATCACCCATACTGCGCTTTTGCTCTTCCATGCTATTCCCCTCGAAGCCAAGCAACTAGACCTCACTGAGTAATGGATTAAACTGGATGGCGATGATCTGAACTCTTCCTTTTTTTTATCTTTATAGGACCAAAGGAATTCTGCTGTTTGATGCTTGGGTGTGATATGGAACATGGCAGTGAAGTCGAGGGGTATTTATAGGCCTCTGATTTCATTTGCACAATATGCCTTGTAGCTTCTGTTGTCAAAACCAGCAGCCTCCAAATTTGCAGCGGTTGTCAAAACCAGCAGCCTCCAAATTTGCAGCGGCAGAGGTGCCGAGTTCATGGATTTCAGAGAGGCGGTAGCAGAATAGGTAGATACTGGCCGAAGTATAATACTCCTATGTTACATGATATTATCCAACAGAACGCCATGGGGAAGGAAGTCGCTAGAGCAATGTTAAGTATAATAAAAATGTCAACGGCTCCCACATCTGAAGTAGTGTTCAACTATCAAATGAGAGTGCCTAGCAGCTGTGTTTATTCAATTATATTTGTTGCCATCATCTCTGATCTCTGGTTCATAATGGACTATTCAGGCCGTGGCTCAGTTAACCACTTAACCTATTGTTTAGCTGTTCACATCGGCAACACGTGCAAATTCTATTCTGAGATTTTATTTTAATTCGAAGTATTTCTATTGGACGAGATGACCATGATGTTATTTAGATACTTATCCTATTCTGGATTACCAAAACAGGAGTAGAGGGATAACTCATCCAAAACCATTTCTAAAAACTAGCAGTTGGAGGACAGGAACAACTTGTCTGTAAAATCGAGATGGAGGCGTTGACCTTGGCATTCCTGCCTTCATTTAAAAACCAGGGCGCTGATCCGGCACACACCTCTGCCGCTGCAAATCTGGAGTAGTTGATACTGGCGAAACCACATGCCATGGCGGAATGCGAGAACCAAGATACTGTTGATCCAACTCATACACATATTCCTATGAGATTCGAAGGAACAAGGATGGGACAGTAACTCCTCTCATATGCACTAACTTATTGCAGAAAATGTTATACAACTCTGAACTCGCACGCAGTCCAACTGTCAAATTGAGTTTGGAATTTCTGGGGTTACCACCAATATATTAGGGAAAAAACAAAGTACAGAATGATCAGTGTAACTCCTTCAAGagacaaagaagaaggaaaaaaaatcaGTAGAACTAGAATACAAGTCAAAACTAAATCAGGCTTTGTATCCATTCTTGAATATGAGGGAAGTATCTTTTCTTGGTGCGCCAAAGGAAGTAAGTAAATTCTGAACAGAAAGACTTGCAGCCTTGAACTGAAGCTGGGATGCTTTTGAAGATCTGATTATTTCTAGTCATCCAGATTGTTGGGACACGGTTATAAGTCGCAGAGGGCAGGGACCGCAATAGCAATGAAAGCTAACGATTAACGAATTTTATGAGTGATGTACAGGAAGAGAAGATGAAAGCCTCTGCCCGATCGGCCGATCAGGGCGAAGGACCAGAGGATGCGGCGAAGGCACCCGAACGCGGTCCGAGGCGGAGACTTCGACGCCCAGGGCGGAGACGCCCGGATGTAGCCAATGGCGAAGGCTCGGGCGGCACCTGCGGAGGCTATGGAGAGTCGGCGCGCAGGTCGCCCCGGACGAAGGCCCCGAGAGTCGAGGGACTTCCTGAAGGACAGCGGTGCCGACCCGTGGGCCACAGACAGACTCACGGTTGTGGCCCATCAAGTAAAGGCGGTTGAAGAAGAAGGCACCCAAATTACCCTTAGCAGTTTGTATTAGTATAGGAATATTCCGAGGATGTACTGTAACCGTCAAGGGGTAAAATTGTAAAAGAGTAGCCTTAGCAAGCGgtgccctataaaaggggaacacAAACTCTGTACAAGGGGGGGAGGTAGTTGAATGCGTTTATGAAACCCTAGTTTGGTCTAGACCCACTTTTCACCTGACACGCCTTCGCCCGAGGCACCTGTCCCGGCGAAGGCTTCGGATATCTCCTTCTAGTCCCACCCGCTGGAAACCACCGTTTTCCAACTTTGACGCCCACCGCGGGTTGGCCAAACAAGACCCACGATGGCAAGAAAGAGAGCAGCCTCCGCTAGGGTTCTCGTAGAGCCCTCGACGAGAGGACGACCCAGGCGTAGTGCCCACAGCACTTATGCTACAGCCCTAGAAGATCAAGTTGGAGAAGAACCCGCGGTCGAAGACCAGCCTCCGGCATCCGAGGAGCAGCAAGCCCCAAGTCCCACTCCAGAACAAGAGCTTCAATAGCTACAGGCTCAGTTGCAGAGCATGCAACAAGAAAGAGATAGGGTCGCAGCAGCCTTCGCCGCAAATCAACGGGCAGCCCAAGCATCAGCTCACGCAACGGAGATTAGGCAGCAGCTAGCCGTCTTACAGGCCGAAATACAAAGTATGTAGCCTTCGCAATCCAACTTCAACACGTCCAACCAACTCCACTCAACGAACCAAAGCCAACCCAATCCCCCGCCACGTTCCATAGCACAACCAACCTTCGGCATACCCTACACTTCACCACAAACCCACGGAACCATCGATTCCAAATCACCACTCTCCGAAGGCATCCAAAGCTCACCCTGGCCCCCCTCCTACAAACCCATCACCTTGCCCAAATTCAATGGAAGATCAGACCCATGATAGTTCATCATGAGCTTTGAGGTAGCAGTAGCTTCCGCTGGTGGAAATAAAGCGGTGCTAGCCAAGTCCTTTATCATTGTAGCTGAAGGCGATGCGCTAGCCTGGTATTCAATGCTAAGGCCAAGTTCTGTCTATTCATGGGAATACCTTCGCGACAAGATCTTAGCAAATTTCAAGGGGTTCACAAATGAATCCTTGACTTCCATGGACCTGTTTCAATGCAAGTAGAATCAAGGAAAAGCCCTAAAGGACTACTTCTAGAAATTCGTGCAAATGAAGGCAAAAGCATCCAATGTCCTAGAGGACGTCGCTATCGAAGCAGCAATCAAAGGCTTTCGCATAGGTCCATTTGCAGCTCACCTAGCTAGGGAAAAGCCTCGGACCATCGAAGACCTTTACATCGAATTTGAGAAGTATTGCAGATCTGACAATGACCTTCGTAGAAGACTAGAAGAACAAAACTAAAGCAAGCAGTTCTAGGGCAACAACAGAAATGCCTAGAAGGGTAACAGAAGCCAAGGTCAGCCATAGCCACAGGAACCGCAAAACCAGCAAGTCTTCAACATAGAACACCGAGGAAACAGCCAGCAGGGGCAGCAACCGGCAAAGGCAGTCCCAAACGACACGTCCCAGAAACAACCCGAAGGCAAGGGAAATAGCCAAGGTAGGAACTGGAACAGAAACCAAAACCAAAGATAGTGAAGGCAGTATTGTTTCTTTCATGGAGAAAACAAAGGGCACACAACCAAGGACTGCCCAGACGCCAAGGAGACCCAAGAAAGGATCAAAAGCAGAGCAAATCTGCCACCTCCACCacaactgaaacatcctcaattttccgcgaagggaaaattCCATAGAaggaattataatatgatgaaaccaagaactaattccatcatattatcatattttagtcgatgtcacagtcatacatcataagattacaagaatacatgatattacatcactggggaacacacctattacagagttaatctagcgaaagactatcgagtgaaggctcctccttcacgggcatcatcagagttggcgtagtgcagcgtagattccatctccgaaccaaacttgagcgtaggcacgagacctcctaatccttctaaagttagcatctctgagaagcaggaaatctgcacaccaccagatgtgtgcaggccatggtcagcaccgatgagctttagtggaaaagataaacaagggatctggcgatcctaatatttggctgtggtttgcatccttagcgcatgagagtTAAATAAccttagtaatataataataatatccaatttttttaacacattcaccaccacaccatccatatccatccgccaaccatccatcccaaaccatctccacaccaccacaccacatctcatctcacacactcaggtcgacaggccaactccctctcggccttgtctcaacggcccgcagccccaaggctcacgaccggaaaataccccatccctggagggagaaaagaaggactcatctcctatctagtttaagcaaaacccaggaaaggttcatagccgacaagtcagcatatgtatcgatcgatcaaccatacactctgcagaggttttacatacccacaagattagccatccttggagccatgtatctcctaggcagaattccggtcgcttgctagcctagaacgatgccaccctacctctcagccctggaacatcccaagtctagtctgggatggctgatactgtgagtcgtagatagagccggggccctccgaatgtcaagagccaggtccacaaggcctcctgaagtctcggaagggtgtgggggaaaccacgcaccccgtacctccttgcacacgttaggctagcagtagtggcattgttctaccaagtagtccgaccgtcccgcaccatatagggcgagtgggatgtaaaggattcctagtgagtctgagtactagtaagtccttagggattgaccaagccagaatgtcttcatcagggtttccattttacgtgccaccacagtacctctaccccgggctccacctcttcgaggttcacacccaaggacacctccaattaccatttacccgccacaggtattccatatccaagtgcccaggtagcaccacatggcaagactcgccccaggctcatcgttattccagctcggtcgacacaaccctcactctccacgcacccaagacacatgcagcatgctcacacaccaccaagcccggcacccatagccaaaccattcctagggggttcaccaccagcatcacatccccgatataatgcgaagtggagttagcaataagtatagtggtgtattatgcaagcaagcaggcaagtaagcatatataagcgagcgaatgcgcaaagcaaggtgacgtggtagagtgggttgcatcagggtaataatggcttaggtagtaacatgcatcaaagtactagtaAAGGAATaatttataaagcgctagcagttctagttattatgcaatgtctaataggattctctaaaagagggtgctgccatgacacctgtgatgtagaggtagtagtggtacaattctccatctaTTGGTGTTCAATCAGCGGGGTCGTCTCCTCCTGAGTCGACTCCAGTCCACAGTCCTTGTCGTCGTTCCCGTTCTCTTGATCCGATTGCTAGCTACTCCGTGAAGCGACACGCAAAGCTAGAGAACAcacaacactcgaaaagacgacaAGACGCAGGAAGATCCAATAACACCAACGGCACACTAAAAGATTCatagcttagccctctcggcggttgtctgAGTTCCTTGGGCCAAGAAACACAAGTGATGGTTTGCTTATGCACAAGCTTAtgccatggccaagccagtacggctttacgataaatggtttaagccagagctcattcatagcaaacatcatggcTCGCTGTCTTTTCTTCTGGGTGTCATGGAGATGACGAGAATCGGAAGACAGGCCCAACGGAGGAAGAACGACAGGGTtcagctcttatagccttattccgcaagtcacaattggacacgagaAGCAAACAAGAACGAATAACACTactgtgacttggctccaatgtacttcgg
This DNA window, taken from Miscanthus floridulus cultivar M001 chromosome 13, ASM1932011v1, whole genome shotgun sequence, encodes the following:
- the LOC136498966 gene encoding aquaporin NIP3-2-like, which translates into the protein MEEQKRSMGDVAAVAVPPMQTSESNKISIIISPRAATSKIMPFELIHAGSVSSRPHADVAESSVAHAIHHHRWNQGLQKINAVPLIKKMIAEFLGTFILIFTVLSTIIMNEQHDGAESLLGIATSAGLAVTVLVLSLIHISGCHLNPAVSIAMAVFGHLPLAHILPYVAAQILGSVAASFTVKGIYHPVNPGIATIPKVGTTEAFFLEFITTFVLLFIITALATDPHAVKELIAVAVGATIMMNALVAGPSTGASMNPARTLGPAIATCRYTQIWIYMVATPLGAIAGTGAYVAIKL